The following coding sequences are from one Desulfuromonas sp. TF window:
- a CDS encoding glycosyltransferase: PEGDFSPALRRMIQELGLNNVHMIDKVDHEQLNTWYCAADLFCLATQGEGCPNVVLEALASGVPVVVTDVGAIRDFVAPGHNGFIADIQNLKALEQNIKKALTTLWDRKEISERMQSRTWEACARQVLAIYRKVLEPVADQKC, encoded by the coding sequence ACCCCGAAGGGGATTTTAGCCCTGCATTGCGCCGCATGATCCAGGAGTTGGGCCTGAACAATGTTCACATGATCGACAAGGTCGATCATGAACAGCTCAACACCTGGTATTGCGCTGCCGACCTTTTCTGCCTGGCAACCCAGGGCGAAGGGTGTCCAAATGTTGTTTTGGAGGCTTTGGCCAGTGGTGTACCGGTTGTTGTGACTGATGTTGGTGCCATAAGGGATTTTGTTGCGCCTGGGCATAACGGTTTCATTGCTGATATTCAGAATTTGAAGGCTTTGGAACAGAATATTAAAAAAGCTTTGACTACTCTTTGGGATCGGAAAGAGATATCTGAAAGGATGCAGAGCAGGACATGGGAGGCCTGCGCCCGGCAAGTATTGGCTATTTATCGAAAGGTCCTTGAACCTGTGGCAGATCAAAAGTGCTGA
- a CDS encoding glycosyltransferase — MKIKVLAISHLFPNAEAREYGVFVFNRLQAVNRLCHVKVISPVQWFPFMGWMGRGFGSRLAIREKWRGIDVQRPRFPVIPRYLKILDAFSFLASAFPAALRLRNRESFDYDIVDVHWTYPDLLTGFVLARLLKKKLIVTIRGREALYLGELTLRRKLLEYLLRQADFVITLSAELQDLVVDLGVPPEKVRVILNGVDIDQFRYRDQETCRRNLGLAQEGKIMVSVGSLIERKGHHELIRIMSELTRLHPVALYIIGGINPEGDFSPALRRMIQELGLNNVHMID; from the coding sequence ATGAAAATCAAGGTGCTGGCAATCAGTCATTTGTTCCCCAACGCGGAGGCGCGGGAGTATGGCGTTTTTGTGTTCAACAGACTGCAGGCGGTCAACCGCTTGTGTCACGTCAAGGTGATCTCGCCGGTTCAGTGGTTCCCTTTCATGGGATGGATGGGCCGAGGGTTTGGGAGCAGGCTTGCCATTCGGGAAAAATGGAGGGGAATTGATGTTCAGCGGCCACGATTCCCCGTCATTCCCCGCTATCTGAAAATCCTGGATGCTTTCTCTTTTCTGGCCTCTGCCTTTCCGGCAGCACTGCGGCTGCGCAATCGGGAGAGTTTCGACTATGACATTGTGGACGTCCACTGGACTTACCCGGATCTTTTGACAGGGTTTGTGCTTGCAAGGCTTCTCAAAAAGAAACTCATCGTCACCATCCGGGGTCGTGAGGCGCTTTACCTCGGCGAGTTGACTCTGCGCCGGAAGCTTTTAGAGTACCTGTTGCGGCAGGCGGACTTCGTGATCACCCTCAGCGCAGAACTGCAGGATTTGGTGGTCGATCTGGGGGTGCCGCCGGAAAAGGTCCGGGTGATTTTGAATGGAGTCGATATCGACCAGTTTCGGTATCGAGACCAGGAGACTTGCCGGAGGAATCTTGGATTGGCCCAAGAGGGTAAAATCATGGTTTCGGTGGGCTCCTTGATCGAACGCAAAGGGCACCATGAACTGATTCGCATTATGTCAGAGTTGACAAGGTTACATCCGGTCGCCCTTTACATTATCGGCGGCATCAACCCCGAAGGGGATTTTAGCCCTGCATTGCGCCGCATGATCCAGGAGTTGGGCCTGAACAATGTTCACATGATCGACA
- the asnB gene encoding asparagine synthase (glutamine-hydrolyzing): MCGIAGILSFTDPPRAAEIAAMTDRMPWRGPDGQGCLVLENDGIGLGHRRLSIIDLSSAGAQPMQSADGRYVIVFNGEIYNYLEIRRELLTRGHVFRSHSDTEVLLQAYICWGPQCLERFVGMFAFAIWNRQTRELFAARDRLGIKPFYYFYDGKRLIFASEIKSIFAVSPPAGIDPSLIDAYMEFGYLPGEETLHRGVKRLLPGHYFTCAEGSFKTIRYWDLSFADQNDAGLERHKEAVEELLTDAVALRLRSDVPLGVFLSGGLDSSAVVALLAPGAGSGLKTFSVAYDFGSEYNETPYAREVAARFQTDHHEIFVSPRQFLDFIPHYCWHMDEPVTEAAAISLFQVSRLARDHVVVCLSGEGADELFAGYDFYNYNLAIDRARDVLGDQGSRALSSIGRRLIRVKKLRKYLALAGESLEKRYRGISSYESELKFSLYDPDFGEVARQGSESLAGFLENIFKDSKGWDPLSRMLHFDTKTWLVDDLLIKADRMSMATSIELRVPFLDHRLVEYAARVPSRYKIHHGETKFLLKQVLQNRLPASVLKRKKMGFPTPLELMFRGELFSYAHDLLLSQKAMRGYFDRREVERILLAHRSGVESNHRELWQLVVLEEWHRQFGY; the protein is encoded by the coding sequence ATGTGCGGTATAGCTGGAATCTTATCATTTACTGACCCACCCCGCGCGGCGGAGATTGCCGCCATGACCGACCGCATGCCCTGGCGCGGGCCCGACGGGCAGGGGTGTCTGGTGCTCGAAAACGACGGCATTGGCCTGGGACACCGGCGTCTAAGTATCATCGATCTGAGCAGTGCGGGGGCTCAGCCGATGCAAAGTGCGGATGGGCGCTATGTCATCGTTTTCAATGGTGAGATATACAATTACCTGGAGATCCGCCGCGAGTTGCTGACCCGCGGCCATGTCTTTCGCTCCCATTCGGATACCGAGGTCTTGCTACAAGCATATATCTGCTGGGGGCCCCAGTGTCTGGAGCGATTTGTCGGAATGTTCGCTTTCGCCATCTGGAATCGCCAGACCAGAGAGCTGTTCGCAGCCAGAGACCGGTTGGGGATTAAGCCTTTCTATTATTTTTATGACGGGAAACGCCTGATCTTTGCCTCGGAGATTAAATCCATTTTTGCGGTCAGCCCACCCGCCGGAATCGACCCCTCCTTGATCGATGCCTACATGGAGTTCGGTTACCTGCCTGGCGAGGAGACTCTGCACCGCGGGGTCAAACGTCTTCTTCCCGGGCATTATTTTACCTGCGCCGAAGGTTCTTTTAAAACCATTCGATACTGGGACCTTTCATTTGCTGATCAGAATGACGCCGGTCTCGAACGGCACAAGGAAGCTGTCGAAGAACTCCTCACTGATGCCGTGGCTCTTCGCCTGCGCAGCGATGTACCGCTTGGGGTGTTTCTCAGTGGGGGACTGGATTCCAGCGCGGTGGTTGCACTACTGGCGCCCGGCGCCGGCAGCGGGCTGAAGACCTTTTCGGTCGCCTACGATTTTGGGTCTGAGTATAACGAAACCCCATATGCCCGCGAAGTGGCCGCTCGCTTCCAAACCGACCACCACGAGATTTTCGTTTCGCCCCGTCAGTTCCTTGATTTTATACCCCACTACTGTTGGCACATGGACGAACCCGTCACCGAGGCCGCAGCTATCTCCTTGTTTCAGGTCTCGCGTCTGGCTCGTGACCATGTGGTCGTTTGTCTCAGCGGTGAGGGGGCCGATGAGCTGTTTGCCGGTTATGATTTCTACAATTATAACTTGGCCATTGATCGAGCCAGAGACGTTTTGGGCGATCAGGGCAGCCGGGCGCTCAGTTCGATAGGTCGAAGACTAATCCGGGTAAAGAAATTGCGCAAATATCTCGCTCTCGCCGGCGAGTCCCTGGAAAAACGCTATCGTGGGATTTCCAGCTACGAGAGCGAACTTAAATTCAGTCTCTACGATCCCGATTTTGGGGAGGTTGCGCGCCAAGGCAGCGAGTCCTTGGCGGGTTTTCTGGAAAACATCTTTAAAGACTCCAAAGGTTGGGATCCGCTCAGCCGCATGCTGCACTTCGATACCAAGACCTGGCTGGTCGATGATCTGCTGATCAAGGCCGACCGTATGAGCATGGCCACCTCCATCGAGCTGCGTGTGCCTTTTCTGGATCACCGCCTGGTGGAATATGCGGCCAGGGTACCTTCCAGGTATAAAATCCACCATGGCGAAACCAAGTTCCTGCTGAAGCAGGTTTTGCAAAACCGGTTGCCCGCCTCGGTGCTCAAGCGCAAGAAGATGGGGTTTCCAACACCCTTGGAACTCATGTTTCGTGGAGAGTTGTTTTCCTATGCCCATGATCTGCTGCTGTCTCAGAAGGCGATGCGAGGATATTTTGATCGCCGGGAGGTTGAACGGATATTGTTGGCACATCGCAGTGGAGTTGAAAGCAACCATCGTGAGCTTTGGCAACTGGTAGTGCTGGAAGAGTGGCACAGGCAATTCGGCTATTAA
- a CDS encoding MopE-related protein — MKSKAASLPTNRFTVRLLQVLAICLVNSICLASAFAVTLEWDPNQESDVIGYRLYYGSGSGSYNGVDALEGSSPIDVGNNITATLSGLDDSSPHCFTVTAYNTSGLESGVSNEVCIQAAQDPASTAPSGAIEAEWSTLSGTIKKISDSSASGGAYIRTTSSGSETAQFTFNVESAGVYQIIGRVHAPGEASDSFHVSIDGGSEFVWDLNPSLSASEFNAWREDPMANRGNGDYTAPQFDPFTVELAAGTSTVVLRSREANVGLDYLYLKKVGEISDPAPVVTDLDLDGYPKELDCDDNDPMIYPGAQETPYNGIDENCNGMADDDDLDGDGYGYAVDCNDNDSAINPGATEITGNGIDENCNGMADDTADTGNVSPAPSGTLEAEMATLSGTVQKVSDTSVSGGAYIKTTSSNSGSAKFVFNVKSAGVYQIIGRVHAPDEASDSFHVSINGGSEFVWDLNPNLSASEFNVWRDDPIANRGKGDYTTPQFDPYTIELAAGTTTVVLRSREANVGLDYFYLKKVGEISDPAPVVTDFDLDGSPQDLDCNDNDPQIYPGAEEIPYNGLDENCNGMADDDDLDRDGFGQATDCDDLDPLLNPNVEEIPYNGLDENCNGMEDDDDLDGDGYGYATECNDNDASINPRATEITGNGIDENCNGMADDTSDTSGKNGKWGDGHPGKGKK; from the coding sequence ATGAAAAGCAAAGCTGCGAGTCTTCCAACCAATCGATTTACAGTAAGATTGCTCCAGGTTCTAGCCATCTGCCTGGTCAACTCGATTTGCCTGGCTTCGGCGTTCGCCGTCACTCTGGAGTGGGATCCGAACCAGGAATCGGATGTCATCGGATACCGGCTTTATTATGGATCAGGCTCGGGTTCCTACAACGGCGTCGATGCTCTTGAAGGATCCTCACCCATCGATGTCGGCAACAACATAACCGCCACCCTGTCAGGGCTCGACGACAGCTCGCCTCATTGCTTCACCGTCACGGCCTACAATACGTCTGGGCTGGAGAGCGGGGTTTCCAATGAGGTATGTATCCAGGCGGCGCAGGACCCCGCCTCAACGGCGCCCTCAGGAGCCATCGAGGCCGAGTGGTCCACCCTGAGCGGCACCATAAAGAAGATCTCCGATTCGTCCGCTTCGGGCGGCGCCTACATCCGGACCACATCCAGCGGATCAGAGACCGCCCAGTTCACCTTCAATGTCGAATCGGCAGGCGTCTACCAGATCATCGGCCGTGTCCATGCTCCCGGCGAGGCCTCGGACTCCTTCCATGTCTCCATCGACGGCGGCTCCGAGTTCGTCTGGGATCTCAACCCGAGCCTTTCGGCTTCCGAGTTCAATGCCTGGCGGGAAGACCCTATGGCCAACCGCGGAAACGGCGACTACACCGCTCCCCAGTTCGATCCCTTTACCGTCGAGCTGGCCGCCGGCACTTCCACCGTCGTTCTCCGCAGCCGGGAAGCGAACGTCGGCCTGGACTACCTCTACCTGAAAAAGGTCGGCGAGATCAGCGATCCCGCCCCGGTCGTCACCGATCTCGACCTGGACGGCTACCCCAAGGAACTTGATTGCGATGATAACGATCCTATGATCTACCCGGGAGCCCAGGAGACCCCCTACAACGGGATTGACGAGAACTGCAACGGCATGGCAGACGACGACGATCTCGACGGCGACGGATATGGATATGCCGTTGATTGCAACGACAACGATTCAGCCATCAATCCGGGGGCCACTGAGATCACCGGTAACGGCATCGATGAGAACTGTAACGGCATGGCGGACGATACTGCGGATACCGGGAACGTTTCCCCGGCGCCATCCGGAACCCTCGAGGCCGAGATGGCCACCCTGAGCGGAACCGTACAGAAGGTCTCCGATACCTCCGTTTCGGGCGGCGCCTACATCAAGACCACATCCAGCAATTCAGGGAGCGCCAAATTCGTCTTCAATGTAAAATCAGCGGGCGTCTACCAGATCATCGGCCGCGTCCATGCACCGGACGAGGCTTCGGACTCCTTCCATGTCTCCATCAATGGCGGCTCCGAATTCGTCTGGGACCTCAACCCGAACCTTTCGGCTTCTGAGTTCAATGTCTGGCGGGATGACCCCATTGCCAACCGCGGAAAAGGCGACTACACCACGCCCCAGTTCGATCCCTATACCATCGAACTGGCCGCCGGCACGACGACCGTCGTTCTCCGCAGCCGCGAAGCGAACGTCGGCCTGGACTACTTCTACCTGAAAAAGGTCGGCGAGATCAGCGACCCTGCCCCGGTCGTCACGGACTTCGATCTTGACGGCTCCCCCCAGGATCTTGACTGCAATGACAACGATCCGCAGATCTACCCGGGGGCCGAAGAAATCCCGTACAACGGGCTGGACGAGAACTGTAACGGGATGGCCGACGACGATGACTTGGACCGCGACGGATTCGGCCAGGCGACTGACTGCGATGACCTCGACCCCCTGCTTAATCCCAACGTGGAAGAGATCCCCTACAACGGGCTGGACGAGAACTGCAACGGCATGGAGGACGATGACGATCTCGACGGCGATGGCTATGGATATGCTACTGAATGCAACGACAACGATGCGAGCATCAACCCTAGGGCCACTGAAATCACCGGCAACGGCATCGATGAGAACTGTAACGGCATGGCGGACGACACTTCAGATACTTCGGGGAAAAACGGGAAATGGGGTGATGGGCATCCCGGGAAAGGGAAAAAGTAA
- the xrtA gene encoding exosortase A gives MMDTAAAYFRKNRIYFLLLLPFVAVLYATIMPDLFDDWLNDPNYSHGLLVPFISGWFAWQRRGDLQASEVRSSNAGLVVIFTALVMLIVGAAGTEYFTQRISLVLLLAGIILYWFGREVLRILALPVVFLVFMVPLPYIVYDAIAFPLKLLVAKVSVATLKAAGVIVWREGNIIMFPNVTLEVADACSGLRSLMSLLAIGVSYAFIFHNSRLQRILLILMAVPIAMISNMFRVIATGFLAQYYGAAAAEGFFHEFAGLAVFALAMGLLLLTGMILRRIGR, from the coding sequence ATGATGGATACTGCTGCGGCGTATTTCCGGAAAAACCGGATATATTTTTTGTTGCTGCTCCCCTTTGTTGCGGTCCTCTACGCCACAATCATGCCCGATCTGTTCGATGATTGGCTGAACGACCCCAACTACTCCCACGGTCTCCTCGTCCCTTTTATTTCGGGGTGGTTCGCCTGGCAGCGCCGAGGTGACCTGCAAGCATCCGAGGTGCGCTCCAGCAATGCCGGGCTGGTCGTCATCTTCACCGCCCTGGTGATGCTGATCGTCGGCGCCGCTGGAACCGAATACTTCACTCAGCGGATATCTCTGGTCCTTCTTCTCGCCGGCATCATTCTCTACTGGTTCGGTAGGGAGGTTTTAAGGATCCTCGCCCTTCCTGTCGTCTTTCTCGTTTTCATGGTCCCTCTCCCCTATATCGTCTATGACGCCATCGCCTTCCCGCTGAAACTCCTGGTGGCCAAGGTTTCGGTGGCCACCCTCAAGGCTGCCGGAGTGATCGTATGGCGAGAGGGGAACATCATCATGTTCCCGAATGTCACGCTGGAGGTCGCCGATGCCTGCAGCGGTCTGCGTTCGCTGATGTCGCTTCTTGCCATCGGCGTCTCCTACGCATTTATCTTTCATAATTCGAGGCTGCAGAGGATCCTTCTGATCTTGATGGCGGTTCCGATCGCCATGATAAGCAACATGTTCCGAGTGATCGCTACCGGTTTTCTCGCGCAATATTACGGTGCCGCAGCGGCAGAGGGTTTCTTCCACGAATTCGCCGGACTTGCGGTTTTCGCCCTGGCGATGGGACTTCTGCTGCTGACCGGTATGATCTTGAGGAGGATCGGAAGATGA
- a CDS encoding O-antigen ligase family protein → MSIRLLIYLVICLCFVVKSFRTTPVVLAALIIGMYFIYPEKYIWGLTEYRIVMVLNVILLVVILHKGLKLHIFGDIFSKLMVCLLSSFVLSAFFAKGDIALSREYAVMFLKIGLFWFMLKACLNGERDLGIFYWTCLLSITFLAAWGVEQYLLGNVRLEGFGGGQILGSNQIAAAMVWALPVAYFKFIQKQGAPRWIALACFCLLIAGLVCTQSRQAVVAVLVCLPWYFIYVKRKLIFIGGALVFILAGSFMVPSEFFQRIKTMEEYEEDASAMGRIEQWRGATKMFLDNPIIGVGGKNYYVLAHKYVEHPRVTHNTFFQILSEEGIIGITTFLLLFFITLKKLSALAKWEGQYEKPQYIPHYAMIAKISIMGLLVVCMFQNKAEHEFLYWPIAVAAALTAQARRWETESPEVSPQSVAISRDANLK, encoded by the coding sequence ATGAGTATTCGCCTTTTAATATATCTGGTAATATGCCTTTGTTTTGTTGTCAAGTCCTTTAGAACTACGCCTGTAGTTTTAGCTGCTTTAATCATAGGAATGTATTTTATATATCCTGAAAAATACATTTGGGGATTAACTGAATATAGAATTGTAATGGTTCTAAATGTTATCTTATTAGTTGTCATACTTCATAAGGGACTGAAACTACATATATTTGGCGATATTTTTTCTAAGTTGATGGTTTGCTTACTAAGTTCATTCGTTTTATCTGCTTTTTTTGCAAAAGGAGATATTGCCCTCAGCAGAGAATATGCAGTTATGTTTCTAAAGATTGGATTATTCTGGTTTATGTTAAAAGCCTGTCTGAATGGAGAGCGTGATCTTGGAATATTTTATTGGACATGTTTGTTGTCCATTACTTTCCTTGCTGCATGGGGCGTTGAACAATATCTTCTCGGAAATGTACGTCTTGAAGGATTTGGGGGCGGGCAGATCCTTGGTTCAAATCAGATAGCCGCAGCCATGGTCTGGGCTCTGCCGGTCGCTTATTTTAAATTCATCCAGAAACAGGGGGCACCGCGATGGATAGCCCTGGCGTGTTTTTGCCTGCTGATTGCAGGTTTGGTCTGTACACAGTCTCGGCAAGCTGTTGTGGCGGTTTTGGTTTGTTTGCCATGGTATTTCATTTATGTCAAAAGAAAACTCATCTTTATCGGAGGGGCATTGGTTTTTATTTTGGCAGGAAGCTTCATGGTCCCTTCCGAGTTTTTTCAACGAATTAAAACTATGGAAGAATACGAGGAAGATGCTTCGGCCATGGGACGAATTGAGCAATGGCGTGGGGCGACGAAGATGTTTCTTGACAATCCGATAATTGGCGTGGGCGGAAAAAACTACTATGTCCTTGCACATAAATATGTGGAACACCCCAGGGTTACCCATAATACTTTTTTCCAGATTCTGTCTGAAGAAGGAATAATTGGCATAACTACTTTTCTACTTTTGTTTTTCATTACTTTGAAAAAATTATCGGCGTTGGCGAAATGGGAGGGTCAGTACGAGAAACCACAATATATCCCACATTATGCAATGATAGCCAAAATAAGCATAATGGGTCTGCTTGTCGTCTGTATGTTTCAAAATAAAGCAGAGCATGAATTTCTTTATTGGCCAATTGCGGTTGCGGCTGCGTTGACTGCGCAAGCTCGCCGGTGGGAGACCGAGTCCCCTGAGGTTTCCCCTCAGTCAGTTGCGATTTCCCGAGATGCTAACCTGAAGTGA
- a CDS encoding glycosyltransferase family 4 protein has translation MKILYHHRTLGDGAEGIHIRDMVAAFRALEHEVMVVGPVGETKPELNQRVGLLTRLKKGMPCILFEVCEIAYTIYSAFQIFRLIKKNRPDFIYDRYITFNAGCILAAKINKVPILVEVNAPLALERSQEPDEKLIFRKLAFFIESWVCKHANRTIVVSTPLKEYLISVGVPQEKIIVMPNGVNDKKFIPAPKSQELLDELGIGRDDVTIGFTGVLRPWHGVDILVRSVAELSKEKNIFLLIVGDGPIRQEIEQLIKETGLEGKAAITGRVDHEKVPQYVNLIDIAVSPKTTFYASPMKVIEYMSMGKAVVAPDTKNLLDIIDPEVNGKVFLVDDFYSLRDVLASLSENGCFRNSLGASAREKVNRRLNWGWNASEVCRIVSDL, from the coding sequence GTGAAAATTCTTTATCATCATAGAACTCTTGGCGATGGCGCAGAGGGTATTCATATTCGTGATATGGTTGCAGCATTCCGAGCACTTGAGCATGAGGTCATGGTTGTGGGGCCGGTTGGTGAGACAAAGCCGGAGCTCAATCAAAGGGTTGGCTTGTTGACTAGATTGAAAAAGGGAATGCCCTGCATCCTATTTGAAGTCTGCGAGATTGCTTACACAATTTATAGTGCCTTTCAGATCTTTCGGTTAATCAAAAAAAATCGACCTGATTTCATTTACGATCGTTATATAACTTTTAATGCCGGATGTATTTTGGCTGCAAAAATCAACAAAGTTCCGATACTGGTTGAAGTAAATGCTCCTCTTGCGCTTGAACGTAGTCAGGAACCGGATGAAAAATTGATTTTTCGCAAGTTGGCTTTTTTTATTGAGAGTTGGGTTTGCAAACATGCTAACAGAACGATAGTCGTTTCAACTCCACTCAAGGAATATTTAATCTCTGTGGGTGTACCGCAAGAAAAAATCATTGTCATGCCTAATGGTGTGAATGATAAAAAATTCATACCCGCTCCGAAGTCTCAAGAACTTCTCGATGAATTAGGCATCGGAAGAGATGATGTAACAATTGGCTTTACGGGAGTTTTACGGCCGTGGCATGGAGTTGATATTCTGGTGCGGTCTGTTGCTGAGTTGTCAAAGGAAAAAAATATTTTTCTTCTGATTGTTGGGGACGGCCCCATCAGGCAGGAGATTGAACAATTGATCAAGGAAACAGGCTTGGAAGGTAAAGCAGCGATCACCGGACGTGTTGACCATGAGAAAGTTCCCCAGTATGTAAATCTGATCGATATCGCGGTTAGTCCCAAGACCACCTTTTATGCATCACCCATGAAGGTCATCGAGTATATGTCAATGGGCAAGGCTGTTGTGGCACCGGATACAAAAAATCTTTTGGATATTATTGACCCCGAGGTAAATGGAAAGGTTTTTCTGGTAGACGATTTCTATAGTCTGAGAGACGTCTTGGCATCGCTTTCTGAAAATGGGTGTTTCCGTAATTCCCTTGGCGCTTCGGCCAGAGAGAAAGTGAACAGACGACTGAACTGGGGCTGGAATGCCAGTGAAGTCTGTCGCATTGTTAGTGATTTATAG
- a CDS encoding glycosyltransferase produces MTPQTKRHAICHVIHSFSHIGGAENGIINIVNRLVDQSVFHVICSLTNIGDIKKRVKSDNVIFHELNKREGNDIMVPFKLAKIFMKEKISVVHLRGWATMAEGILGARMAGVNKVIYSEHGRHFDDVWQHKKLKYTIKRFLFSRVDSVMAVSRELGREITELYRLCRPVEVVTNGVDLSRFCPKERGELRARLGWGEEEKVVGVVGRLCEGKGIERMVGEFLDTRLSARLVIVGDGPLRECVESILCKHDYKSNVSLLGPRDDVAELLNCFNVLALPSASEGMSNVLLEGMASGVSVVAFRVGGNHELIDSGHGGFLVEHDDWKGFFSSIRCLIDDPCLADKMGIYNRHKTVNQFSLEQMISNYKKLYGISI; encoded by the coding sequence ATGACGCCTCAAACTAAACGTCATGCCATCTGTCATGTCATACACTCGTTTTCACATATTGGTGGTGCTGAGAACGGTATCATCAATATTGTCAATAGATTGGTAGACCAATCTGTTTTTCATGTTATATGCTCGCTTACAAACATAGGGGATATAAAAAAAAGAGTTAAATCAGATAATGTCATTTTTCATGAATTAAACAAAAGAGAAGGGAATGATATAATGGTCCCTTTTAAGCTTGCAAAGATTTTTATGAAAGAGAAGATTTCAGTCGTACATCTGCGGGGATGGGCTACGATGGCGGAAGGGATTTTGGGGGCAAGAATGGCTGGTGTAAATAAGGTGATCTATTCAGAACACGGTCGTCATTTTGACGATGTCTGGCAGCATAAAAAATTGAAGTACACAATAAAAAGATTCCTCTTTTCCCGTGTTGACTCCGTCATGGCCGTTTCCCGCGAGTTGGGGAGGGAGATCACCGAACTGTACCGCCTTTGCCGGCCGGTTGAAGTTGTGACTAACGGTGTAGATCTGTCGCGGTTCTGTCCGAAAGAACGTGGAGAATTACGAGCGAGATTAGGGTGGGGGGAAGAGGAAAAAGTCGTCGGTGTCGTTGGTCGTCTCTGCGAGGGAAAAGGCATTGAACGGATGGTGGGCGAGTTCCTTGATACAAGATTGTCAGCTCGTCTAGTAATTGTCGGTGATGGTCCGCTAAGGGAATGTGTTGAAAGCATTTTGTGCAAACATGATTACAAAAGCAATGTTTCTCTGTTAGGCCCACGCGACGATGTTGCCGAATTGCTTAATTGCTTTAATGTCCTGGCGCTGCCTTCTGCCAGTGAGGGGATGTCGAATGTGCTTTTGGAAGGCATGGCAAGCGGGGTATCTGTCGTTGCTTTCCGAGTAGGAGGCAACCATGAGCTGATCGATTCTGGCCATGGAGGATTTCTTGTTGAACATGATGACTGGAAGGGATTTTTCTCAAGTATTCGATGTCTTATCGACGATCCCTGTCTTGCTGATAAAATGGGGATTTACAATAGACATAAAACAGTAAATCAGTTTTCTCTCGAACAAATGATTTCGAACTACAAGAAGCTCTATGGAATTTCTATCTAA
- the wecB gene encoding non-hydrolyzing UDP-N-acetylglucosamine 2-epimerase codes for MKVINIVGARPNFMKMAPIIEAMNKHPERIEHILVHTGQHYDEKMSVSFFGDLGMPHPDINLEVGSGSHAEQTARIMVAFEKICLKEKPDLVIVVGDVNSTMACTITAKKLGIKVAHVEAGLRSRDMTMPEEINRLCTDVLCDFLFTTDHWADENLMAEGIPKEKIFFVGNVMIDTLLKHREKAREVGLVDKEWRIKPGGFATLTMHRPSNVDDPGVFGGLLKALHEISRELPIVFPIHPRTRKMAEQFGLSHYFSSGDTVEGIWMTEPLGYMEFLHLNMNARLVLTDSGGLQEETTVLGVPCITMRNNTERPITCEVGTNFLVGNNPEKVLECARRILEGNVPEGRVPERWDGRAAERIVQVLLEKR; via the coding sequence TTGAAGGTCATTAATATCGTCGGAGCTCGTCCCAACTTCATGAAGATGGCCCCGATCATCGAGGCCATGAACAAGCATCCGGAGAGAATCGAGCATATCCTCGTCCACACCGGTCAACACTACGACGAGAAAATGAGCGTGTCCTTCTTCGGTGATCTGGGCATGCCCCATCCGGACATCAATCTCGAAGTCGGCTCCGGCTCCCATGCCGAACAGACCGCCAGGATCATGGTCGCGTTCGAAAAGATCTGCCTCAAGGAAAAGCCCGACCTGGTCATCGTCGTCGGCGACGTCAACTCCACCATGGCCTGCACCATCACCGCCAAGAAACTCGGTATCAAAGTTGCCCATGTCGAAGCCGGCCTGCGCTCGCGGGACATGACGATGCCTGAGGAAATAAATCGCCTCTGCACCGATGTTCTCTGCGATTTTCTGTTCACAACCGATCATTGGGCTGACGAAAACCTCATGGCCGAAGGGATTCCTAAAGAGAAGATTTTCTTTGTCGGCAATGTCATGATCGATACCCTGCTCAAGCACAGGGAAAAGGCCAGGGAAGTCGGACTGGTCGACAAGGAGTGGCGGATCAAGCCGGGAGGATTCGCCACCCTGACCATGCATCGCCCCTCCAATGTCGACGATCCCGGCGTTTTCGGCGGTCTTCTGAAGGCGCTGCACGAAATCTCAAGGGAACTCCCCATCGTCTTTCCCATCCACCCCCGCACCCGGAAAATGGCCGAGCAGTTCGGGCTCTCTCATTACTTCAGCAGCGGCGATACGGTCGAAGGGATCTGGATGACCGAACCTCTCGGATATATGGAATTCCTGCACCTGAATATGAACGCCAGACTGGTTCTCACCGACAGCGGCGGACTCCAGGAGGAAACGACAGTCCTGGGGGTCCCCTGCATCACCATGCGAAACAACACCGAACGCCCCATCACCTGCGAGGTCGGGACCAACTTCCTGGTGGGAAACAACCCGGAGAAAGTCCTGGAGTGCGCCAGAAGGATATTGGAAGGTAATGTGCCTGAAGGAAGGGTGCCGGAGAGGTGGGACGGGCGGGCGGCGGAGAGGATTGTGCAGGTACTTCTGGAGAAAAGATGA